One Dromiciops gliroides isolate mDroGli1 chromosome 3, mDroGli1.pri, whole genome shotgun sequence DNA segment encodes these proteins:
- the LOC122750719 gene encoding nuclear pore glycoprotein p62-like: MDQEASSSQISITPGMTYAQLESLINKWSLELEDQEKHFLHQATQVNAWDRTLIDNGEKITSLHREVEKVKLDQKRLDQELDFILSQQKELEDMLAPLEQAMKEQSGTIYLQHADEEREKTYKLAENIDAQLKSMAQDLKDITEHLNMSGGSPDTNDPLQQICKILNAHMDSLQWIDQNSVLLQQKVEEESKVFESRRKEQERSYRIVFD, translated from the coding sequence ATGGATCAAGAGGCTTCCTCATCCCAAATCTCTATAACCCCTGGAATGACTTATGCCCAGCTGGAAAGTTTGATCAATAAATGGAGTCTTGAGCTGGAGGACCAAGAGAAACACTTCCTTCACCAGGCCACCCAGGTGAATGCTTGGGACCGAACATTGATTGATAATGGGGAGAAGATTACTTCTTTACACAGAGAAGTGGAGAAAGTGAAGCTGGATCAGAAAAGGTTGGACCAAGAATTAGACTTCATCCTGTCACAGCAGAAAGAATTGGAAGACATGCTGGCCCCGCTGGAGCAGGCCATGAAGGAGCAAAGTGGGACGATCTATCTGCAGCATGCAGATGAGGAGCGAGAGAAAACTTATAAACTAGCAGAGAATATAGATGCTCAACTAAAGAGCATGGCCCAAGACCTCAAGGACATTACCGAGCACCTGAATATGTCTGGAGGGTCTCCTGACACCAATGACCCACTCCAACAGATCTGCAAAATCTTGAATGCACACATGGATTCGCTTCAATGGATCGATCAAAATTCAGTCTTGTTGCAGCAGAAGGTGGAAGAGGAGTCAAAAGTTTTCGAGAGTCGTCGCAAGGAACAGGAACGTAGCTACCGCATTGTGTTTGATTAA